Proteins from one Panicum virgatum strain AP13 chromosome 7K, P.virgatum_v5, whole genome shotgun sequence genomic window:
- the LOC120641645 gene encoding 60S ribosomal protein L12-2 — protein sequence MPPKLDPSQVVEVFVRVTGGEVGAASSLAPKIGPLGLSPKKIGEDIAKETAKDWKGLRVTVKLTVQNRQAKVSVVPSAAALVIKALKEPERDRKKVKNIKHSGNISLDDVIEIARTMRPRSMAKEMAGTVKEILGTCVSVGCTVDGKDPKDLQQEIDEGDVEIPSA from the coding sequence ATGCCGCCCAAGTTGGACCCCTCACAGGTGGTGGAGGTGTTCGTCCGCGTGACGGGCGGGGAGGTCGGCGCGGCGTCGTCGCTGGCCCCCAAGATCGGCCCGCTCGGGCTCTCCCCGAAGAAGATCGGAGAGGACATCGCCAAGGAGACCGCCAAGGACTGGAAGGGCCTCCGCGTCACCGTCAAGCTCACCGTCCAGAACCGCCAGGCCAAGGTCTCCGTCgtgccctccgccgcggcgctcgTCATCAAGGCCCTGAAGGAGCCCGAGAGGGACAGGAAGAAGGTCAAGAACATCAAGCACAGCGGCAACATCAGCCTCGACGACGTCATCGAGATCGCCAGGACCATGAGGCCCAGGTCCATGGCCAAGGAGATGGCCGGGACTGTCAAGGAGATCCTCGGGACCTGCGTCAGCGTCGGCTGCACCGTCGACGGCAAGGACCCCAAGGATCTGCAGCAGGAGATCGACGAAGGGGACGTCGAAATCCCCTCCGCGTAA
- the LOC120641644 gene encoding late embryogenesis abundant protein At5g17165-like: protein MAAAASFKGRAIAGSFVSRVLAGKATSPRRAVHASSYDKNLEDQVRPAFVPDDVIGGAANPDKYWGPHPKTGVFGPAAVDANLPAGGAPDAAADAPGTVLDQKVWFRPLEDVEKPPPVA, encoded by the exons atggcagcagcagctagcttcAAGGGGCGGGCGATCGCTGGGAGCTTCGTCAGCCGCGTCCTGGCTGGCAAGGCCACCTCCCCGAG GAGGGCCGTGCACGCCTCGTCGTACGACAAGAACCTGGAGGACCAGGTGCGCCCGGCGTTCGTGCCGGACGATGtgatcggcggcgccgccaacCCCGACAAGTACTGGGGCCCCCACCCCAAGACCGGCGTCTTCGGCCCGGCCGCGGtggatgccaacctgcccgccggcggcgcgccggacGCCGCTGCGGATGCTCCGGGCACAGTGCTGGACCAGAAGGTGTGGTTCCGCCCCCTGGAGGACGTCGAGaagccgccgcccgtcgcctgA
- the LOC120641646 gene encoding probable transcription factor FL: MDPNDAFSAAHPFRWDLGPPAHAAPAPPPPPLAPQVGAPRELEDLVAGYGVRPSTVARISELGFTASTLLGMTERELDDMMAALAGLFRWDVLLGERFGLRAALRAERGRVMSLGGRFHAGSTLDAASQEVLSDERDAAGSGGVAEDEAGRRMVTGKKQAKKGAAGTRKGKKARRKKEPRPLDVLGDENDGDEDGGGGGGSESTESSAGGGGGERQREHPFVVTEPGEVARAKKNGLDYLFHLYEQCRVFLLQVQSIAKLAGHKAPTKVTNQVFRYAKKCGASYINKPKMRHYVHCYALHCLDEEASNALRRAYKARGENVGAWRQACYAPLVEIAARHGFDVDAVFAAHPRLAIWYVPTRLRQLCHQARGAQHAAAAGLPPPPMF; this comes from the exons ATGGATCCCAACGACGCCTTCTCGGCGGCGCACCCGTTCCGGTGGGACCTCGGGCCCCCGGcgcacgccgcgccggcgcccccgcctccgccgctcgcgccgcagGTGGGCGCGCCAAGGGAGCTGGAGGACCTGGTGGCCGGGTACGGCGTGCGCCCGTCGACGGTGGCGCGGATCTCGGAGCTCGGGTTCACGGCGAGCACGCTGCTGGGCATGACGGAGCGGGAGCTCGACGACATGATGGCCGCGCTCGCGGGGCTCTTCCGCTGGGACGTGCTGCTCGGCGAGCGGTTCGGCCTCCGCGCCGCGCtgcgcgccgagcgcggccgcgTCATGTCGCTCGGCGGACGCTTCCACGCCGGGAGCACCTTGGACGCCGCCTCGCAGGAAG TGCTGTCCGACGAGCGGGAcgcggcgggcagcggcggcgtggcggaggaCGAGGCTGGCAGGAGGATGGTGACCGGCAAGAAGCAGGCGAAGAAAGGCGCCGCCGGGACAAGGAAGGGCAAGaaggcgaggaggaagaaggagccgAGGCCGCTGGACGTGCTCGGGGACGAGAacgacggcgacgaggacggcggcggcggcggcgggtcggagTCGACCGAGTCGTccgcgggcggcgggggcggggagcgGCAGCGGGAGCACCCGTTCGTGGTGACGGAGCCCGGCGAGGTGGCGCGGGCCAAGAAGAACGGGCTGGACTACCTGTTCCACCTGTACGAGCAGTGCCGCGTCTTCCTGCTGCAGGTGCAGTCCATCGCTAAGCTCGCCGGCCACAAGGCCCCAACCAAG GTGACGAACCAGGTGTTCCGGTACGCGAAGAAGTGCGGGGCGAGCTACATCAACAAGCCCAAGATGCGGCACTACGTGCACTGCTACGCGCTGCACTGCCTGGACGAGGAGGCCTCCAACGCGCTGCGCCGGGCGTACAAGGCCCGCGGCGAGAACGTCGGGGCGTGGCGCCAGGCCTGCTACGCGCCGCTCGTCGAGATCGCCGCGCGCCACGGCTTCGACGTCGACGCCGTCTTCGCCGCGCACCCGCGCCTCGCCATCTGGTACGTGCCCACCAGGCTGCGCCAGCTCTGCCACCAGGCGCGCGGGGCccagcacgccgccgcggcggggctaCCGCCGCCCCCGATGTTctag